A single genomic interval of Marmota flaviventris isolate mMarFla1 chromosome 14, mMarFla1.hap1, whole genome shotgun sequence harbors:
- the Supt7l gene encoding STAGA complex 65 subunit gamma: MLRYWGEIPMSSSQTNRSSFDLLPREFRLVEVHDPPLHQPSANKPKPPTMLDIPSEPCSLTIHTIQLIQHNRRLRNLIAAAQAQNQQQMEGVKTEESEPLPSCPGSPPLPDDLLPLDCKNPNAPFQIRHSDPESDFYRGKGEPVTELSWQSCRQLLYQAVATILAHAGFECANESVLETLTDVAHEYCLKFTKLLRFAVDREARLGHTPFPDVMEQVFHEVGIGSVLSLQKFWQHRIKDYHSYMLQISKQLSEEYERIVNPEKATEDTKPVKIKEEPVSDITFPVSEELEADLASGDQSLPMGVLGAQSERFPSNLEVEASPQASSAEVNASPLWNLAHVKMEPQESEEGNVSGHGVLGSDVFEEPMSGMSEAGIPQSPDDSDSSYGSHSTDSLMGSSPVFNQHCKKRMRKI, from the exons ATGTTGAGATACTGGGGAGAGATACCAATGTCCTCAAGCCAGACCAACAGAAGTTCCTTTGATCTGCTCCCACGGGAATTCCGTCTGGTAGAAGTACATGACCCACCCCTGCACCAACCCTCAGCCAACAAACCCAAGCCCCCCACTATGTTAGACATCCCCTCAGAGCCATGCAGCCTCACCATCCATACCATTCAGTTGATCCAACATAACCGACGTCTTCGCAACCTTATTGCTGCTGCTCAAGCCCAGAATCAACAGCAGATGGAAGGTGTAAAGACTGAGGAGAGTGAACCtcttccctcctgccctgggTCACCTCCTCTACCTGATGATCTCCTACCTTTAGATTGTAAGAATCCCAATGCACCATTCCAGATCCGGCACAGTGACCCAGAGAGTGACTTTTATCG TGGGAAAGGGGAACCTGTGACTGAACTCAGCTGGCAGTCCTGTCGGCAGCTCCTCTACCAGGCAGTGGCTACAATCCTGGCTCATGCAGGCTTTGAATGTGCTAATGAAAGTGTCCTGGAAACACTAACTGATGTGGCACATGAGTATTGCCTTAAGTTCACCAAGTTGCTGCGCTTTGCTGTGGATCGGGAAGCCCGGCTGGGACACACTCCTTTCCCTGATGTTATGGAGCAGGTATTCCATGAAGTGGGTATTGGCAGTGTACTCTCCCTCCAGAAGTTCTGGCAACACCGCATCAAGGACTATCACAGTTATATGCTACAG ATTAGTAAGCAACTCTCTGAAGAATATGAAAGGATTGTCAATCCTGAGAAGGCCACAGAGGACACTAAACCCGTGAAGATCAAGGAGGAACCTGTGAGTGACATCACCTTTCCTGTCAGTGAGGAACTGGAGGCTGACCTTGCTTCTGGAGACCAGTCCCTGCCCATGGGAGTCCTCGGGGCTCAGAGTGAGCGCTTCCCATCTAATCTGGAAGTGGAAGCTTCCCCACAGGCTTCAA GTGCAGAGGTAAATGCCTCTCCTCTTTGGAACCTGGCTCATGTGAAAATGGAGCCCCAAGAGAGTGAAGAAGGCAATGTCTCTGGCCATGGTGTATTGGGCAGTGATGTCTTTGAGGAGCCCATGTCAGGCATGAGTGAAGCTGGAATACCTCAGAGCCCTGATGACTCAGACAGCAGCTATGGTTCCCACTCCACTGACAGCCTCATGGGGTCCTCCCCTGTTTTCAACCAGCACTGCAAGAAGAGGAtgaggaaaatataa